A single genomic interval of Microbacterium hydrocarbonoxydans harbors:
- a CDS encoding proline--tRNA ligase — protein sequence MVTRLSNFFLRTLREDPAGAEVASHRLLIRAGYIRPQAAGIFAWLPLGLRVKAKIETVVREEMAAAGAQEVHFPALMPRESYEATGRWEEYGDLLFRLQDRKGGDYLLAPTHEEAFTLLVKDLYSSYKDLPLTIYQIQDKYRDEARPRAGLLRGREFTMKDAYSFDSSDEGLDVSYQAQRDAYERIFQRLGLEYVIVQADAGAMGGSRSEEFLHPTPVGEDTFVRSAGGYAANVEAFTTAVPDAVPFDADAAPVIFDSPNTPTIETLVAHSNAHLDGDYTAADTLKNVVLALTHLDGRRELVIVGIPGDREVDEKRAEVAFAPAVVETATTDDFEKNPLLVKGYIGPWSPTGAVLGEESATGIRYLVDPRVGEGTSWITGANLDEKHAHSVVAGRDFFADGIVEIADVRAGDPAPDGSGPVELARGMEIGHVFQLGRKYAEALGLKVLNENGKLVTVTMGSYGIGVTRILAIIAELNNDEKGLIWPASVAPFDVQVVAAGRDQVAFDVAADLSTTLEAAGLDVLYDDRPKVSPGVKFGDAELVGVPKIVIVGRGAADGEVELWDRRTGDRDALSIAEAVERLTSR from the coding sequence GTGGTCACTCGTCTTTCGAACTTCTTCCTCCGCACGCTCCGCGAAGACCCTGCCGGCGCCGAGGTCGCCAGCCACCGGCTGCTGATCCGCGCCGGGTACATCCGACCGCAGGCGGCGGGCATCTTCGCGTGGCTCCCGCTCGGTCTGCGCGTGAAGGCGAAGATCGAGACTGTCGTCCGCGAGGAGATGGCGGCCGCCGGAGCGCAGGAGGTCCACTTCCCCGCGCTGATGCCTCGCGAGTCGTACGAGGCCACCGGGCGGTGGGAGGAGTACGGAGATCTGCTCTTCCGTCTCCAGGACCGCAAAGGCGGCGACTACCTGCTCGCGCCCACTCATGAAGAGGCGTTCACTCTGCTGGTGAAGGACCTGTACTCCTCGTACAAGGACCTGCCGCTGACGATCTACCAGATCCAGGACAAGTACCGCGACGAGGCGCGTCCTCGTGCCGGACTGCTGCGCGGGCGCGAGTTCACGATGAAGGACGCCTACTCGTTCGATTCGTCCGACGAGGGCCTGGATGTGAGCTATCAGGCACAGCGCGATGCGTACGAGCGCATCTTCCAGCGCCTGGGACTCGAGTACGTGATCGTCCAGGCGGATGCCGGCGCCATGGGCGGATCACGCAGCGAGGAGTTCCTGCACCCCACGCCCGTCGGCGAGGACACCTTCGTGCGCAGCGCCGGCGGCTACGCCGCCAACGTCGAGGCCTTCACGACGGCGGTTCCCGACGCTGTCCCGTTCGACGCCGACGCCGCTCCCGTGATCTTCGACTCGCCGAACACCCCGACGATCGAGACGCTCGTGGCTCACTCGAACGCGCACCTCGACGGCGACTACACGGCAGCGGACACGCTCAAGAACGTCGTCCTCGCGCTGACGCACCTCGACGGTCGCCGCGAGCTCGTGATCGTCGGCATCCCCGGCGATCGTGAGGTCGACGAGAAGCGGGCCGAGGTCGCGTTCGCGCCGGCCGTGGTCGAGACGGCCACGACGGACGACTTCGAGAAGAACCCGCTGCTCGTCAAGGGGTACATCGGCCCGTGGTCACCGACGGGCGCCGTCCTCGGCGAGGAGTCGGCGACCGGCATCCGCTACCTGGTCGACCCCCGCGTCGGCGAGGGCACCAGTTGGATCACCGGTGCGAACCTCGACGAGAAGCATGCGCACTCGGTCGTCGCAGGCCGTGACTTCTTCGCCGACGGGATCGTCGAGATCGCCGACGTGCGAGCGGGCGACCCCGCGCCCGACGGATCAGGGCCGGTCGAGCTCGCCCGGGGCATGGAGATCGGCCACGTCTTCCAGCTCGGCCGCAAGTATGCAGAGGCGCTGGGGCTCAAGGTGCTGAACGAGAACGGCAAGCTCGTCACTGTCACGATGGGGTCGTACGGCATCGGCGTCACACGCATCCTGGCGATCATCGCCGAACTGAACAACGACGAGAAGGGCCTGATCTGGCCTGCATCCGTCGCGCCGTTCGACGTCCAGGTCGTGGCCGCCGGTCGTGACCAGGTCGCCTTCGACGTCGCCGCCGACCTCTCGACGACCCTCGAGGCCGCCGGCCTCGACGTCCTCTACGACGACCGCCCGAAGGTCTCGCCCGGAGTGAAGTTCGGCGACGCCGAGCTCGTCGGCGTGCCGAAGATCGTCATCGTCGGGCGCGGTGCCGCCGACGGGGAGGTCGAACTCTGGGATCGGCGCACCGGCGACCGCGACGCGTTGTCGATCGCCGAGGCGGTGGAGCGACTGACCAGTCGCTGA
- a CDS encoding isocitrate lyase/PEP mutase family protein, with protein MTTAAKAQTLIGLYEDPEILRVVNVWDVVSAKAVAMLPETKAIATAGHGIAASFGYEDGTIPRDIMIDMVGRIAASVSVPVTADLDDGYGDAGETTRLAIGAGVVGANVEDRLKPFDESVAAVEAIVKAAEAEGVPFALNARTDAFVRAGHRPVAESVADAIQRGRAFLDAGATAVFVPGMLDANTTRQLVEGLGEGKLSVIGLPGTLAASEYEKLGVTRISYGPLPQRVALTAVQELAASLYAGGVIPNGLPALN; from the coding sequence ATGACCACTGCTGCGAAGGCCCAGACCCTCATCGGACTGTACGAAGACCCGGAGATCCTCCGGGTCGTGAACGTATGGGATGTCGTTTCCGCCAAGGCGGTCGCGATGCTCCCCGAGACGAAGGCGATCGCGACGGCCGGGCACGGCATCGCGGCCTCGTTCGGCTACGAGGACGGCACGATTCCGCGCGACATCATGATCGACATGGTCGGACGCATCGCGGCATCCGTGTCCGTTCCCGTGACGGCAGACCTGGACGACGGCTACGGCGACGCGGGGGAGACCACCCGCCTCGCGATCGGCGCCGGCGTCGTGGGCGCGAACGTCGAGGACCGGCTCAAGCCGTTTGACGAGTCGGTCGCCGCCGTCGAGGCGATCGTCAAGGCCGCCGAGGCAGAGGGCGTCCCCTTCGCGCTGAACGCGCGCACCGACGCCTTCGTGCGCGCCGGACACCGGCCCGTCGCCGAGAGCGTCGCCGACGCGATCCAGCGCGGCCGCGCGTTCCTCGACGCAGGAGCCACCGCCGTGTTCGTCCCCGGGATGCTCGACGCCAACACCACTCGTCAGCTCGTCGAAGGACTCGGCGAGGGCAAGCTCAGCGTGATCGGGCTCCCCGGCACGCTCGCCGCGTCCGAGTACGAGAAGCTCGGCGTCACGCGCATCTCCTACGGACCGCTCCCGCAGCGGGTCGCGCTCACCGCCGTGCAGGAGCTCGCGGCGAGCCTGTACGCCGGCGGTGTCATCCCCAACGGTCTTCCTGCCCTCAACTGA
- a CDS encoding HNH endonuclease signature motif containing protein — MTALMDATIEQVAALGAVTEMLVSVERTIGSLLAARDGLLALGSRLAVETAEQSEEPSADGVDLAMRAVAAEFGAALRVSDRTLQRRMLDAELLVTRFPRVWRAQGAGVISAAHARIIVDAGTHLDDETRREEYSERMVAFARTESANRVGREARRVADRLQPRTVDARHADARQERRVWLTNRADGMAELSIFGPAALVHGAFDRVTAMAKAAAAGGEVVECAHGSRSGRPHDGRTLGQTRCDIALDLLLTGAPAGHDTTDGMLARITPTVSVTVPVMTLLGSGTVPAELNGCVPIDGRTARLLAGSAAGWDRVLTHPITAAVLAVDRYRPSAELRRHLTARDSRCRFPTCGYAARDCDLDHTEDHALGGTTDADNLGHLCRRHHVLKHRTPWHVEHLGDGTFAWTSPTGQVHIDRPRAQNAETFTEDDSPPF, encoded by the coding sequence ATGACAGCACTGATGGACGCGACGATCGAGCAGGTGGCAGCGCTCGGCGCGGTCACCGAGATGCTCGTCTCCGTCGAGCGGACGATCGGTTCCCTGCTCGCCGCGCGTGACGGTCTTCTGGCCCTCGGATCGCGCCTCGCGGTCGAGACGGCGGAGCAGTCCGAGGAGCCGAGCGCCGACGGCGTCGATCTGGCGATGCGCGCTGTCGCTGCCGAGTTCGGTGCTGCCCTGCGGGTCAGCGACCGCACGCTCCAACGGCGGATGCTCGACGCCGAGCTCCTCGTCACGCGCTTCCCGCGAGTGTGGCGTGCCCAGGGCGCCGGGGTCATCAGCGCCGCGCATGCCAGGATCATCGTCGATGCCGGCACACACCTCGATGACGAGACCCGGCGCGAGGAGTACTCGGAGCGGATGGTCGCGTTCGCACGAACGGAGTCCGCCAACCGCGTCGGGCGCGAGGCGCGACGGGTCGCCGACCGCCTCCAGCCGCGCACCGTCGACGCCCGCCATGCGGACGCGCGCCAGGAGCGTCGAGTGTGGTTGACGAACCGCGCCGACGGAATGGCCGAGCTCAGCATCTTCGGTCCGGCCGCACTCGTGCACGGCGCATTCGATCGGGTCACGGCGATGGCGAAGGCAGCAGCGGCTGGCGGTGAAGTCGTCGAATGCGCGCACGGATCACGCTCTGGTCGTCCTCACGACGGTCGGACGCTGGGCCAGACCCGTTGCGACATCGCGCTCGATCTGCTTCTCACCGGTGCACCGGCGGGGCACGACACGACCGATGGAATGCTCGCCCGGATCACCCCGACGGTGTCCGTCACCGTTCCCGTCATGACCCTGCTCGGGTCGGGCACCGTCCCCGCCGAACTGAACGGCTGCGTCCCGATCGACGGTCGCACCGCCCGGCTCCTCGCCGGCTCCGCCGCGGGATGGGATCGCGTCCTCACCCACCCGATCACCGCGGCAGTGCTCGCCGTGGACAGATACCGGCCATCCGCCGAGCTGCGACGTCATCTGACAGCGCGAGACAGCCGATGTCGGTTCCCCACCTGTGGGTATGCCGCCCGCGATTGCGATCTCGATCACACCGAGGATCATGCCCTCGGCGGCACCACCGACGCCGACAACCTGGGTCACCTCTGCCGACGGCACCATGTACTGAAGCACCGCACTCCGTGGCATGTCGAGCACCTCGGCGACGGCACGTTCGCCTGGACCAGCCCCACCGGGCAGGTTCACATCGATCGACCGCGTGCCCAGAACGCCGAGACGTTCACCGAGGACGACTCGCCGCCGTTCTGA
- a CDS encoding RNB domain-containing ribonuclease, protein MPQRRSHVAPSAAQTELAAALAELRVSLDAPTEFPAAVLAEAEAAVAPEPDLDLRDIPFATLDPVGSRDLDQAFHLERRGSGYTVHYAIADVPSFVVAGGEIDAEARRRGQTLYAADGTIPLHPKVLSEGRASLLPDVDRPALVWTFSIDAAGSVEDFRLERALIRSRAQLDYATVQAALDRGEDGPAALLPEIGALRVEQEKLRGGASLNLPDEEVVRTPDGGYAIDRRHPLPVEEWNAHLSLMTGMAAASLMLDARIGILRTMPQPDEKSFDAFRHQTEALGRPWTSGRYGDYLRNLDRTDPMTLPVLEAAASLFRGAGYVTFDGTVPSDAEQAAIAAPYAHATAPLRRLVDRWSLSICLAASEGRDIPSWARESLSELPALMQESGQRASRLDSATINCVEAALITPLVGQTVDATVIEIRGERASVQLATPAVTASAPLPEGAAPGDVVRLRVLSADITRGEIEFAL, encoded by the coding sequence ATGCCTCAGCGCCGATCGCACGTCGCCCCCTCTGCCGCGCAGACCGAACTCGCCGCGGCGCTCGCGGAGCTACGGGTGTCGCTCGACGCCCCGACCGAGTTTCCGGCTGCCGTGCTGGCCGAAGCCGAGGCCGCCGTCGCGCCCGAGCCCGACCTGGACCTTCGAGACATCCCGTTCGCCACGCTCGACCCCGTGGGATCCAGAGACCTGGATCAGGCGTTCCATCTCGAGCGCCGCGGCTCCGGTTACACCGTGCACTACGCGATCGCGGACGTGCCGAGCTTCGTCGTCGCCGGCGGTGAGATCGACGCCGAGGCCCGGCGGCGAGGACAGACGCTGTATGCCGCCGATGGCACCATCCCTCTCCATCCGAAGGTGCTGAGCGAAGGCCGCGCCTCCCTCCTCCCGGATGTCGACCGCCCAGCGCTCGTCTGGACGTTCTCCATCGACGCGGCAGGTTCCGTCGAGGACTTCCGCCTCGAGCGCGCTCTGATCCGATCCCGCGCCCAGCTCGACTACGCCACAGTGCAGGCGGCACTCGACCGCGGGGAGGACGGCCCTGCGGCGCTTCTGCCTGAGATCGGCGCGCTGCGAGTGGAGCAGGAGAAGCTCCGCGGCGGTGCGAGCCTCAACCTGCCCGATGAGGAGGTCGTGCGCACACCTGACGGCGGCTACGCCATCGACCGGCGCCATCCGCTTCCCGTCGAGGAGTGGAACGCCCACCTGTCACTCATGACGGGCATGGCCGCTGCGAGCCTGATGCTCGACGCACGGATCGGCATCCTGCGGACGATGCCTCAACCGGACGAGAAGTCGTTCGACGCCTTCCGCCACCAGACAGAGGCGCTCGGCCGCCCGTGGACGAGCGGCCGGTACGGCGACTACCTGCGGAACCTGGACCGCACCGACCCGATGACTCTTCCCGTCCTCGAGGCCGCGGCATCCCTGTTCCGCGGTGCCGGGTACGTCACGTTCGACGGCACCGTCCCGAGCGATGCGGAGCAGGCGGCGATCGCGGCGCCCTACGCACACGCGACCGCTCCCCTGCGTCGGCTCGTCGACCGCTGGTCCCTCTCGATCTGCCTGGCCGCCTCCGAGGGCCGGGACATTCCGAGCTGGGCGCGCGAGTCCCTGTCCGAGCTTCCGGCATTGATGCAGGAATCGGGTCAGCGCGCGTCACGACTGGACTCCGCGACGATCAACTGCGTCGAGGCCGCCCTGATCACCCCGCTCGTCGGCCAGACGGTCGATGCCACGGTGATCGAGATCCGAGGGGAACGGGCATCGGTCCAGCTCGCGACGCCCGCCGTGACAGCCTCAGCTCCGCTTCCCGAGGGCGCGGCACCTGGAGACGTCGTGAGACTGCGGGTCCTGAGCGCCGACATCACGCGCGGCGAGATCGAGTTCGCCCTCTGA
- a CDS encoding nucleotidyltransferase domain-containing protein, whose protein sequence is MDPLALTERFIDARYPGASIAIVAGSTARGERTATSDIDLLLIGERLFASEAQSSEASTHDFEGEIFEVFAYTPAGFVEWADRGVQQHRPVTVHMLVEGTPVRDDGTLAALRHQWRQVLDAGPTLSAHESAFRRYVITDLLDDLRDATDPLERRVVASALFDRTAELMLLGEHRWIATGKWLPRRLRDLDSERAERLSGPLLDGDYTAFADRVDAELVRAGGRVQSGFVR, encoded by the coding sequence GTGGATCCCCTCGCTCTGACAGAACGCTTCATCGACGCCCGCTATCCGGGGGCCTCCATCGCGATCGTGGCGGGAAGCACAGCGCGGGGCGAGCGCACAGCGACGAGCGACATCGACCTGCTGCTCATCGGCGAACGCCTCTTCGCCTCCGAGGCTCAGAGCAGCGAGGCGTCGACGCACGACTTCGAGGGTGAGATCTTCGAGGTCTTCGCGTACACACCCGCGGGGTTCGTCGAATGGGCCGACCGCGGCGTGCAGCAGCACCGCCCGGTGACGGTGCACATGCTGGTGGAAGGCACCCCCGTCCGCGACGATGGGACGCTCGCCGCGCTGCGTCATCAGTGGCGGCAGGTGCTCGATGCCGGACCCACGCTGAGCGCACACGAGTCGGCCTTCCGCCGCTACGTCATCACCGACCTGCTCGACGACCTTCGCGACGCGACCGACCCGCTCGAGCGCCGCGTCGTGGCATCCGCTCTGTTCGATAGGACGGCCGAGCTCATGCTGCTCGGCGAGCACAGGTGGATCGCGACCGGCAAGTGGCTGCCGCGGCGGCTGCGCGACCTCGATTCCGAACGGGCGGAGCGGCTGAGCGGTCCTCTTCTCGACGGTGACTACACGGCCTTCGCCGATCGCGTCGATGCCGAACTCGTCCGGGCTGGTGGGCGGGTGCAGAGCGGCTTCGTACGCTGA
- a CDS encoding nuclear transport factor 2 family protein yields the protein MSEHSLPAPAQAMVDAINAADTEAFVAAFSADGHVSDWGTVKAGPDGIRSWAETDAIGAGARMTVLSATSGDNTTRIRFAWTSSVFTGESDGIFVIDGDKLASFTIPPSH from the coding sequence TTGTCCGAGCACTCCCTTCCCGCGCCGGCTCAGGCGATGGTCGATGCGATCAACGCTGCGGATACCGAGGCGTTCGTCGCCGCGTTCTCCGCAGACGGCCACGTCAGCGATTGGGGAACGGTGAAGGCCGGCCCCGACGGCATCCGCTCGTGGGCCGAGACCGATGCGATCGGCGCCGGTGCGAGGATGACGGTGCTCAGCGCGACCTCGGGCGACAACACCACGCGCATCCGATTCGCGTGGACCAGCAGTGTGTTCACCGGCGAGTCGGATGGCATCTTCGTCATCGACGGCGACAAGCTCGCCAGCTTCACCATCCCGCCCTCGCACTGA
- the ispG gene encoding flavodoxin-dependent (E)-4-hydroxy-3-methylbut-2-enyl-diphosphate synthase: protein MPAVNLGMPKVPEVLAPRRKSRQIKVGKVLVGGDAPVTVQSMTTTKTTDINATLQQIAELTASGCEIVRVAVPHQDDADALKIIAMKSQIPVIADIHFQPRYIYTAIDAGCGAVRVNPGNIREFDGNVGKIAEAAKAAGVSLRIGVNAGSLDRRILTKYGKATAEALVESAVWEASLFEEHDFHDFKISVKHNDPIVMVKAYRQLAERGDWPLHLGVTEAGPAFQGTIKSATAFGILLGEGIGDTIRVSLSAPPAEEVKVGHQILQSLNLRERKLEIVSCPSCGRAQVDVYTLAENVTEGLKDMTVPLRVAVMGCVVNGPGEAREADLGVASGNGKGQIFVKGEVIKTVPEADIVATLIEEANRIAAEMGPAAPVGTAQVVTV from the coding sequence GTGCCAGCAGTGAATCTTGGGATGCCGAAAGTCCCCGAAGTCCTCGCCCCGCGCCGCAAGTCTCGCCAGATCAAGGTGGGCAAGGTGCTCGTCGGCGGTGACGCTCCCGTCACCGTGCAGTCGATGACGACGACGAAGACGACGGACATCAACGCGACCCTTCAGCAGATCGCGGAGCTGACCGCATCCGGATGCGAGATCGTCCGTGTCGCCGTGCCTCACCAGGACGATGCCGACGCGCTCAAGATCATCGCGATGAAGAGCCAGATCCCCGTGATCGCCGATATCCACTTCCAGCCGCGCTACATCTACACCGCCATCGACGCCGGATGCGGCGCGGTGCGCGTGAACCCCGGCAACATCCGGGAGTTCGACGGCAACGTCGGCAAGATCGCCGAGGCCGCCAAGGCCGCGGGCGTCTCGCTGCGGATCGGCGTCAATGCCGGATCGCTCGACCGGCGCATCCTCACCAAGTACGGCAAGGCGACGGCCGAGGCACTCGTCGAGAGCGCCGTCTGGGAGGCGTCGCTGTTCGAGGAGCACGACTTCCACGACTTCAAGATCTCCGTCAAGCACAACGACCCCATCGTGATGGTCAAGGCGTACCGCCAGCTCGCCGAGCGCGGCGATTGGCCGCTGCACCTCGGCGTGACCGAGGCAGGGCCCGCGTTCCAGGGCACGATCAAGAGCGCCACGGCGTTCGGCATTCTGCTCGGTGAGGGGATCGGCGACACCATCCGTGTGTCGCTGTCCGCACCGCCCGCCGAAGAGGTGAAGGTCGGACATCAGATCCTGCAGTCGCTGAACCTCCGCGAGCGAAAGCTCGAGATCGTCTCGTGCCCGTCGTGCGGTCGCGCGCAGGTCGATGTCTACACGCTCGCCGAGAATGTGACCGAGGGACTCAAGGACATGACCGTGCCGCTGCGCGTGGCCGTCATGGGCTGCGTCGTGAACGGTCCGGGAGAGGCGCGCGAAGCCGACCTCGGCGTCGCGTCCGGCAACGGCAAGGGCCAGATCTTCGTCAAGGGCGAGGTCATCAAGACCGTCCCCGAGGCCGACATCGTGGCGACCCTGATCGAAGAGGCCAACCGCATCGCCGCCGAGATGGGCCCCGCAGCCCCGGTCGGCACCGCGCAGGTCGTCACGGTCTGA
- a CDS encoding chorismate-binding protein: MTLSRLAELAADPSASFVLIARDGSDTVELLTGDVLDVDLLADIPLTIDGAAREIFTMVPYRQVRERGFVAQDDGAPLRCIVVDEHLHLPTDGLLAELPTAAVPLRDGGFDIADEEYAAIVETVIADEIGRGEGANFVIRRDFTAEIDVDDRTAALTWFRALLTHERGAYWTFAVVTPGHIAVGASPEAHVVARGGVVTMNPISGTFRHPAGGATKETLVDFLSSTKETEELFMVVDEELKMMSAVCSDGGRITGPHLKEMSRLTHTEYMLRGRSTLDPRDILRETMFAPTVTGSPMQNACAVIRRHERKPRGYYSGVAALFTPNAEGGHDLDAPILIRTVYLQDGSLSVPVGATLVRHSDPHGEVSETHGKAAGVLGAIGAIDRDEAAEAREDADAPAAPQSLAADPTVTALLASRNARLADFWLNPQGDGFTGPFSGASAIVVDAEDRFTTMLAHQLRHLGLDVTIRAWGDVDDAELDSADLVVAGPGPGDPRDIESARIARMREVVSRRIEARAPLLAVCLSHQILSHSLGIALVPLDAPHQGLQKAVPVFGEDASIGFYNTFTARVVPGSVRAETAEVSADPETGDVYALRGERFASVQGHLESILSRDGIRTLERLVSHALA; the protein is encoded by the coding sequence ATGACCCTCTCACGTCTTGCCGAGCTCGCCGCGGACCCGTCCGCCTCCTTCGTGCTCATCGCCCGGGACGGCTCCGACACGGTCGAGCTGCTCACCGGCGACGTCCTCGACGTCGACCTGCTCGCCGACATCCCTCTGACGATCGACGGGGCTGCGCGCGAGATCTTCACGATGGTGCCCTACCGTCAGGTCCGCGAGCGCGGGTTCGTCGCCCAGGACGACGGCGCTCCCCTGCGGTGCATCGTGGTGGACGAGCACCTCCACCTGCCGACCGACGGACTGCTGGCCGAGCTGCCGACCGCAGCAGTGCCGCTGCGCGACGGCGGATTCGACATCGCGGACGAGGAGTACGCGGCCATCGTCGAGACCGTGATCGCCGACGAGATCGGCCGCGGCGAGGGTGCCAACTTCGTGATCCGCCGCGACTTCACCGCCGAGATCGATGTCGACGATCGCACGGCCGCCCTCACCTGGTTCCGCGCGCTGCTCACCCACGAGCGCGGCGCCTACTGGACGTTCGCCGTCGTGACGCCCGGCCACATCGCGGTGGGCGCGAGCCCGGAGGCGCACGTCGTGGCGCGCGGTGGAGTCGTGACCATGAACCCCATCTCCGGCACGTTCCGGCATCCGGCTGGCGGCGCCACGAAGGAGACGCTGGTCGACTTCCTCTCCTCGACGAAGGAGACGGAGGAGCTCTTCATGGTCGTCGACGAGGAGCTCAAGATGATGAGCGCGGTGTGCTCGGACGGCGGACGCATCACCGGCCCGCATCTCAAGGAGATGTCGCGCCTCACCCACACCGAGTACATGCTCAGGGGCCGCAGCACCCTCGATCCCCGCGACATCCTCCGCGAGACGATGTTCGCGCCGACCGTCACCGGCTCGCCCATGCAGAACGCCTGCGCCGTGATCCGCCGGCATGAGCGCAAGCCACGCGGGTACTATTCCGGCGTCGCCGCCCTGTTCACGCCGAACGCGGAGGGCGGGCATGACCTCGACGCGCCGATCCTGATCCGCACCGTCTACCTCCAGGACGGCTCGCTCAGCGTGCCCGTCGGCGCGACGCTGGTCCGGCACTCGGATCCGCACGGCGAGGTCTCCGAGACCCATGGCAAGGCCGCCGGAGTGCTGGGGGCCATCGGAGCGATCGACCGCGACGAGGCGGCCGAGGCCCGCGAGGATGCGGATGCCCCCGCTGCACCGCAGTCCCTCGCCGCGGACCCCACCGTCACGGCTCTCCTGGCGTCCCGCAACGCCCGGCTCGCCGACTTCTGGCTGAACCCGCAGGGCGACGGCTTCACCGGCCCGTTCTCCGGAGCATCCGCCATCGTCGTGGACGCCGAGGACCGCTTCACCACGATGCTCGCGCACCAGCTGCGCCACCTCGGCCTCGACGTCACGATCAGGGCCTGGGGCGACGTCGACGACGCGGAGCTCGACTCCGCGGACCTCGTGGTCGCGGGGCCGGGTCCCGGAGACCCCCGCGACATCGAGAGTGCCCGGATCGCTCGGATGCGAGAGGTCGTGTCGCGACGCATCGAGGCGCGCGCCCCGCTGCTCGCCGTCTGCCTGAGCCACCAGATCCTCAGCCACAGTCTCGGCATCGCCCTCGTGCCCCTCGACGCTCCGCACCAGGGGCTGCAGAAGGCGGTGCCCGTGTTCGGCGAGGACGCCTCAATCGGGTTCTACAACACCTTCACCGCCCGGGTCGTCCCCGGTTCGGTGCGGGCGGAGACAGCCGAGGTCTCGGCGGATCCGGAGACGGGCGATGTCTACGCTCTCCGCGGCGAGCGCTTCGCCTCCGTGCAGGGCCACCTGGAGTCGATCCTGTCGCGCGACGGCATCCGCACCCTCGAGCGACTCGTCTCGCACGCCCTGGCGTGA
- a CDS encoding M50 family metallopeptidase, with the protein MEALLYLGGIVFMLIGLGLSIGLHEVGHLLPAKLFGVRVGQYMIGFGPRLWSRRIGETEYGFKLLPLGGFISMSGMYPASTTAGPAKGVFRALVQDARSANDETIAEGAEDRVFYRLPVWKRVVVMLGGPLMNLILAIIIFTVLVSGIGVQQGTTTIASVSQCVLPADSTATECAPDDPATPAAEAGIKPGDVLVSVGGEPVTTFAEATAIVQASPGEALDVVVRRDDEEKTLRITPVEAERAITDASGQPVLDDDGEPVVREVGYVGMGAQMGFVQQPLSAGPQMAADTVARVGSMILTLPVRIWDVGVSLVTGGERDPNGPLSVVGVGRIAGEVAATDAPVLNRFAVLLGLLGSLNVALFVFNLIPLLPLDGGHVVVALWDGIRRAWAKLFRRPPPAPVDATKLVPLTVVVATLLIAMGALLLLADVFNPVNIFGG; encoded by the coding sequence GTGGAAGCACTGCTCTATCTGGGTGGCATCGTGTTCATGCTGATCGGCCTCGGCCTCTCGATCGGTCTGCACGAGGTCGGCCACCTCCTGCCTGCGAAGCTGTTCGGCGTGCGCGTCGGGCAGTACATGATCGGGTTCGGCCCCCGCCTCTGGTCCCGACGCATCGGCGAGACGGAGTACGGCTTCAAGCTGCTGCCGCTCGGCGGGTTCATCTCGATGTCGGGGATGTATCCGGCATCCACCACGGCCGGACCGGCGAAGGGCGTGTTCCGCGCTCTCGTCCAGGACGCGCGCTCGGCCAACGACGAGACGATCGCCGAGGGTGCGGAAGACCGCGTCTTCTATCGCCTTCCCGTCTGGAAGCGTGTCGTGGTGATGCTGGGCGGTCCGCTCATGAACCTGATCCTCGCGATCATCATCTTCACGGTGCTCGTGTCGGGGATCGGCGTGCAGCAGGGGACCACGACGATCGCCTCCGTGAGCCAGTGCGTGCTTCCCGCGGATTCGACGGCGACCGAATGCGCTCCGGATGATCCGGCGACGCCGGCTGCCGAGGCTGGAATCAAGCCAGGAGACGTGCTGGTGTCCGTCGGCGGTGAGCCGGTGACGACCTTCGCGGAGGCGACGGCCATCGTGCAGGCGTCGCCCGGCGAGGCGCTCGATGTCGTCGTCCGCCGTGACGACGAGGAGAAGACGCTGCGCATCACCCCGGTCGAGGCCGAGCGCGCCATCACGGATGCCAGTGGTCAGCCCGTTCTCGACGATGACGGAGAGCCGGTCGTCCGGGAGGTCGGCTACGTCGGCATGGGCGCCCAGATGGGCTTCGTGCAGCAGCCGCTGAGCGCGGGCCCGCAGATGGCGGCCGACACGGTCGCCCGCGTCGGTTCGATGATCCTGACCCTGCCGGTGCGCATCTGGGACGTCGGGGTCTCGCTCGTCACCGGCGGTGAGCGGGATCCCAACGGACCGCTCAGCGTCGTGGGCGTGGGCCGGATCGCGGGAGAGGTGGCGGCCACGGATGCTCCCGTCCTGAACCGCTTCGCCGTGCTGCTCGGGCTGCTCGGCTCGCTCAACGTCGCACTGTTCGTGTTCAACCTGATCCCGCTGCTGCCCCTCGACGGCGGTCACGTCGTGGTCGCGCTGTGGGACGGCATCCGACGAGCCTGGGCGAAGCTGTTCCGTCGTCCGCCTCCCGCGCCGGTCGACGCGACCAAGCTGGTGCCGCTGACCGTGGTCGTGGCGACCCTGCTGATCGCGATGGGAGCGCTGCTGCTGCTCGCCGACGTCTTCAATCCGGTGAACATCTTCGGCGGCTGA